One stretch of Pigmentiphaga aceris DNA includes these proteins:
- a CDS encoding ABC-type transport auxiliary lipoprotein family protein — translation MIRALSLRLLAGSLLVLGLAACSVTKQVSAPELLDLGTAPAATSAVTPRAPLLLDELDVSPLLEGPSVIWRDGELGQPQRYAYFRWVAAPGQLIEQRLREVLSRNGPMLTRVTTAQSLQLHVSVDRFEQVFINGRSHAQLSLRALLTRSGQVIDQLHVDERIAAPSDDAPGGANALRQATDRAVIRMNDWLASRPETKPAAPGSTSTSPSTFGTPRR, via the coding sequence ATGATCCGTGCTCTTTCTCTTCGTCTGCTGGCGGGCTCGCTGCTGGTCCTGGGCCTGGCTGCGTGCAGCGTGACCAAGCAGGTGTCCGCCCCCGAGCTGCTCGATCTGGGTACGGCCCCGGCTGCCACCAGCGCAGTCACACCGCGCGCCCCCTTGTTGCTGGACGAACTGGATGTATCGCCGCTGCTGGAAGGGCCATCAGTAATCTGGCGTGACGGCGAACTTGGCCAGCCGCAACGTTATGCCTACTTCCGCTGGGTCGCGGCTCCCGGCCAGTTGATTGAACAGCGCCTGCGCGAAGTCCTGTCGCGCAATGGGCCGATGCTGACGCGGGTCACCACGGCGCAAAGCCTGCAGCTGCATGTCTCGGTAGACCGTTTCGAACAAGTGTTCATCAACGGCCGCAGCCACGCCCAGCTAAGCCTGCGCGCCTTGCTGACTCGCAGCGGCCAGGTGATCGACCAGTTGCACGTCGATGAACGCATCGCCGCGCCCTCGGATGACGCACCGGGCGGTGCCAACGCCTTGCGCCAAGCCACCGACCGCGCCGTCATTCGCATGAACGACTGGCTGGCAAGCCGGCCCGAGACGAAGCCGGCAGCACCTGGATCAACGTCTACCTCACCTTCCACATTCGGCACTCCCCGTCGCTGA
- a CDS encoding N-acetylmuramoyl-L-alanine amidase — MMRMPIRFFSNRLSRVLMLAMVALLAGCATGGMRINTDHSARGQDSRIRYIVVHYTAGESARALQVLTMGEVSAHYLIDNNASATIYQLVDESRRAWHAGESEWEGRNSLNASSIGIELVNRGFQDTPQGRVWYPFPQSQIDALIVLLKDIKQRQGIDGVNILGHSDVAPQRKLDPGPLFPWKQLADAGVIPWPPQALVDHRLSQLGGVVPPVSWFQEQLARIGYTIEQTGEFDEQTKNVIAAFQMRYRQSLYDGQPDLETAAWLMSLPAPR; from the coding sequence ATGATGCGTATGCCGATCCGGTTCTTCTCGAACCGTCTGTCCCGAGTCCTGATGCTCGCCATGGTCGCCTTGCTGGCGGGTTGCGCAACGGGCGGCATGCGCATCAATACCGATCACAGCGCACGCGGGCAAGACAGCCGCATCCGCTACATCGTCGTGCATTACACGGCGGGCGAATCGGCGCGCGCGTTGCAGGTGCTGACCATGGGTGAGGTCAGCGCCCATTACCTGATCGACAACAACGCGTCGGCCACCATCTATCAGTTGGTGGATGAAAGCCGTCGTGCCTGGCATGCCGGTGAAAGCGAGTGGGAAGGGCGCAATTCGCTGAACGCCAGTTCGATCGGTATCGAGCTGGTCAATCGCGGTTTCCAGGACACGCCGCAGGGCCGTGTCTGGTATCCATTCCCGCAGTCGCAGATCGATGCGCTGATCGTGCTGCTGAAGGACATCAAGCAGCGCCAGGGCATCGACGGCGTGAACATTCTTGGCCACAGCGACGTCGCACCCCAGCGCAAGCTGGACCCAGGGCCGCTGTTTCCCTGGAAGCAACTTGCCGACGCCGGCGTGATCCCCTGGCCGCCGCAGGCGCTGGTGGATCATCGACTGAGCCAGCTTGGTGGCGTGGTGCCGCCTGTGAGCTGGTTCCAGGAACAACTGGCGCGCATCGGCTACACCATCGAGCAGACCGGTGAGTTCGACGAGCAGACCAAGAACGTGATCGCCGCGTTCCAGATGCGGTATCGGCAAAGCCTGTACGACGGCCAGCCAGACCTGGAAACAGCAGCCTGGTTGATGAGCCTGCCGGCACCGCGCTGA
- the aceE gene encoding pyruvate dehydrogenase (acetyl-transferring), homodimeric type: MHAPTHPIDVDPQETREWLDSLESVVAVEGRARAHYLIDQLLDFDTSLHGDFQGRVTTPYVNTISTDRQLTYPGNLDAEARLNAMIRWNSMAMVLRAGKHSNVGGHIATYASAAVLYDVGFNHFFRGRTDSFGGDLVYIQGHSAPGIYARAYLEGRVSETQLDNFRREAETDGLSSYPHPRLMPDFWQFPTVSMGLGPIMAAYQGRFMRYLEHRGLIQHQGRKVWAFLGDGEMDQPESLAAIAMAGREKLDNLIFVVNCNLQRLDGPVRGNAKIIQEFEGLYRAAGWNVIKVIWGSGWDRLLQKDATGLLRKRMMECVDGDYQTYKSQNGAYVREHFFGKYPELLELVSDLSDDDIWALSRGGHDPVKVYSAYAAAVRHTGQPTVILAKTVKGFGMGEAGEGQNINHQLKKMGADAVRAFRDRFALDVADERLDEMPYLKPAEGSDDAQYFSSLRQRLGGWVPARAHDCAALDIPELATFAAQLKASGERGYSTTMAFVRMLGSLLKDERVSKKIVPIVPDESRTFGMEGLFRQIGIYSHVGQLYTPQDAGQLSYYRESQDGQILQEGLNESGATSSWIAACTAYANHDVMAVPFYIFYSMFGFQRVGDLLWAAADARARGFLLGATSGRTTLMGEGLQHDDGHSHVMSSVIPCCVSYDPTFAYELAVIIQDGMRRMYAQREDVFYYITLLNENYAHPAMPDGAEEGIVKGIYLLKAGDKTAAVRMQLAGCGAILNEVIAAGELLEKDFFISCDVWSATSLTELRRDGLDVEHWNTLHPKDAPRRAYVEQCLDGHAGPLVVATDYMKIVADQIRPFITDRRFVALGTDGFGRSDTREALRRFFEVDRHFIVVAALKALADDGAVPRSLVSDALARYQISSDKVNPANA, translated from the coding sequence ATGCATGCACCAACTCATCCCATCGACGTCGATCCGCAAGAGACGCGCGAATGGCTCGACTCGCTGGAGTCCGTGGTCGCCGTCGAAGGTCGTGCCCGCGCGCACTATCTGATCGATCAGCTGCTGGACTTCGACACCAGCCTGCACGGTGATTTCCAGGGGCGGGTGACCACGCCCTACGTCAACACCATCAGCACCGATCGACAGCTGACGTATCCCGGCAACCTGGATGCAGAAGCCAGGCTCAATGCCATGATTCGCTGGAACTCGATGGCCATGGTGCTGCGCGCAGGCAAGCACTCGAATGTTGGCGGGCACATCGCCACCTACGCGTCGGCTGCCGTGCTGTATGACGTTGGTTTCAATCACTTCTTCCGGGGCCGCACAGATAGCTTTGGTGGTGACCTCGTCTACATCCAAGGTCACTCTGCGCCCGGCATCTACGCACGCGCCTACCTGGAAGGCCGCGTAAGCGAAACCCAGCTGGACAACTTCCGTCGCGAGGCGGAAACCGATGGCTTGTCGTCCTATCCGCATCCCCGTCTGATGCCCGACTTCTGGCAGTTCCCCACGGTGTCCATGGGGCTAGGTCCCATCATGGCGGCGTATCAGGGCCGGTTCATGCGCTACCTGGAACATCGTGGGCTGATACAGCACCAGGGCCGCAAGGTCTGGGCGTTTCTGGGTGATGGCGAGATGGATCAGCCCGAGTCGTTGGCGGCAATCGCGATGGCGGGCCGGGAGAAGCTCGACAACCTGATCTTCGTCGTTAACTGCAATCTGCAACGGCTCGACGGCCCGGTGCGCGGCAACGCCAAGATCATCCAGGAATTCGAGGGGCTGTACCGGGCGGCGGGCTGGAATGTCATCAAGGTGATCTGGGGCAGCGGCTGGGATCGCCTGCTGCAGAAAGACGCGACCGGCCTGCTGCGCAAACGCATGATGGAATGCGTGGATGGCGATTACCAGACCTACAAGTCGCAGAACGGCGCTTATGTGCGTGAGCACTTCTTCGGAAAATATCCGGAACTGCTGGAACTCGTCTCCGACCTGTCTGACGACGATATCTGGGCGCTGTCACGCGGCGGGCATGACCCGGTGAAGGTGTACAGCGCCTACGCGGCCGCCGTGCGCCACACCGGTCAGCCCACCGTCATCCTGGCCAAGACCGTGAAGGGCTTCGGCATGGGTGAGGCAGGCGAAGGCCAGAACATCAACCACCAGTTGAAGAAGATGGGCGCTGACGCTGTGCGTGCTTTCCGTGACCGTTTTGCGCTGGACGTGGCCGATGAGCGACTGGATGAGATGCCGTATCTGAAGCCTGCGGAGGGCAGCGACGATGCGCAGTATTTTTCCTCGCTTCGCCAGCGCCTGGGCGGATGGGTGCCCGCGCGTGCTCATGATTGCGCCGCGCTGGACATCCCGGAATTGGCCACGTTCGCGGCCCAGTTGAAAGCGTCCGGTGAACGCGGTTATTCCACCACCATGGCCTTCGTGCGCATGCTGGGCAGCCTGCTGAAAGATGAGCGGGTCAGCAAAAAAATCGTGCCCATCGTGCCCGATGAATCCCGCACCTTCGGCATGGAAGGGCTGTTCAGGCAGATCGGGATCTATTCCCATGTCGGCCAGCTGTACACGCCGCAGGACGCAGGTCAGCTCAGCTATTACCGAGAAAGCCAGGACGGGCAAATCCTGCAGGAAGGCCTGAATGAATCGGGTGCGACCTCATCGTGGATCGCTGCCTGCACCGCCTACGCCAATCACGATGTGATGGCCGTGCCGTTCTACATCTTCTATTCGATGTTCGGCTTCCAGCGGGTGGGCGACCTGCTGTGGGCCGCAGCAGACGCGCGCGCACGCGGCTTCCTGCTGGGCGCAACCTCGGGGCGCACGACCTTGATGGGCGAAGGCTTGCAGCATGACGATGGTCACAGCCATGTGATGTCGTCAGTGATTCCCTGCTGCGTGTCCTACGACCCCACCTTTGCGTACGAGCTGGCCGTGATCATTCAAGACGGCATGCGGCGCATGTATGCGCAGCGAGAAGACGTCTTCTACTACATCACGCTGCTCAACGAAAACTACGCGCACCCTGCGATGCCTGATGGGGCGGAAGAGGGCATCGTGAAGGGCATCTATCTGCTCAAGGCAGGTGACAAGACCGCAGCGGTGCGCATGCAGTTGGCGGGCTGCGGCGCAATTCTGAACGAGGTGATTGCTGCAGGCGAGCTGCTGGAAAAAGACTTTTTCATTAGCTGCGATGTGTGGAGCGCCACCAGCCTGACCGAGCTGCGTCGGGACGGTCTGGATGTCGAGCACTGGAACACCTTGCACCCGAAAGATGCGCCGCGTCGCGCCTATGTCGAGCAATGTCTCGACGGACATGCAGGGCCGCTGGTGGTGGCGACCGACTACATGAAAATCGTCGCGGACCAGATTCGTCCCTTCATCACCGATCGCCGCTTCGTCGCGCTTGGCACCGATGGCTTTGGCCGCTCGGACACGCGCGAGGCACTACGTCGCTTCTTCGAGGTGGACCGCCATTTCATCGTGGTGGCTGCACTGAAAGCCTTGGCCGACGATGGCGCTGTGCCGCGCAGTCTGGTCAGCGACGCGCTTGCCCGTTATCAGATCAGCAGCGACAAGGTGAATCCCGCCAACGCGTGA
- a CDS encoding D-alanyl-D-alanine carboxypeptidase family protein: MQCVPRLALMISRSALAAAVCAAMFSLSIPAVAQTPTPAVVPATAAANTIAQLSSVPAPAIAARAWITIDVTSNQVLAEDNPDQRVEPASLTKIMTAYLVFNALNEKRLTLDQQIPVSQKAWKTPGSRMFIEPRKPVTVEQLIRGMITQSGNDASVALAEAVAGSEDAFAALMNQEAARLGMTNSHFVNSTGLPDPQHVTTVRDLALLSVRLIQDHPTHYGYYKEKSFNYNGITQPNRNRLLYVDPTVDGFKTGHTDSAGYCLVASALRGERRVLTVVVGTASDSARSQESLKLMNWSFQNFDSVQVYQAKQPVVEPQVWKGAVATAKLGSPMPVWATVPRGQAGNLKSTIERTDPLVAPLTQGQQVGTLKLSLNDKPVREVPLVVLEPVAPSGFFGRAFDAVRLWFK, encoded by the coding sequence TTGCAGTGCGTCCCTCGTCTTGCTCTCATGATCTCTCGCTCCGCTCTGGCCGCCGCAGTTTGCGCCGCCATGTTCAGCCTCAGCATTCCCGCAGTCGCCCAGACGCCGACACCGGCTGTGGTGCCTGCAACGGCCGCCGCCAATACCATTGCCCAACTGTCGAGTGTTCCCGCCCCCGCCATCGCGGCGCGCGCCTGGATCACCATCGACGTCACCAGCAATCAGGTGCTGGCTGAAGACAATCCCGATCAACGCGTCGAACCGGCGTCGCTGACCAAGATCATGACGGCCTATCTGGTGTTCAACGCGCTCAACGAAAAGCGCCTGACACTCGATCAGCAGATCCCCGTGTCGCAGAAAGCCTGGAAGACCCCGGGCTCGCGCATGTTCATCGAGCCGCGCAAGCCGGTCACGGTCGAACAGCTGATTCGCGGCATGATTACCCAGTCGGGCAACGACGCCTCGGTGGCCCTGGCCGAAGCGGTTGCCGGCAGCGAAGACGCCTTTGCCGCCCTGATGAACCAGGAAGCCGCGCGCCTGGGCATGACCAACTCGCACTTCGTCAACAGCACCGGTTTGCCCGATCCGCAGCACGTCACCACCGTGCGTGACCTGGCCCTGCTGTCGGTACGCCTGATCCAGGACCATCCGACCCACTACGGGTACTACAAGGAAAAGTCCTTCAACTACAACGGCATCACCCAGCCCAATCGCAACCGCCTGCTGTACGTCGATCCCACGGTCGACGGCTTCAAGACCGGTCACACCGATTCCGCTGGTTATTGCCTGGTGGCCTCGGCACTGCGCGGCGAACGTCGCGTGCTGACGGTGGTAGTGGGCACGGCAAGCGACTCCGCGCGCTCGCAGGAAAGCCTGAAGCTGATGAACTGGAGCTTCCAGAACTTCGATTCCGTGCAGGTCTATCAGGCCAAGCAGCCGGTGGTCGAACCGCAAGTCTGGAAGGGCGCTGTCGCCACGGCCAAGCTGGGTTCGCCGATGCCCGTGTGGGCAACGGTGCCGCGCGGCCAGGCCGGCAATCTGAAGTCCACCATCGAACGCACCGACCCGCTGGTTGCACCGCTTACCCAGGGCCAGCAGGTTGGCACCTTGAAGCTGTCGCTCAACGACAAGCCGGTGCGCGAAGTGCCGTTGGTGGTGTTGGAACCGGTTGCCCCCTCGGGCTTCTTCGGACGCGCCTTCGACGCCGTCCGTCTCTGGTTCAAGTAA
- a CDS encoding D-amino acid aminotransferase, producing the protein MIAGVAEDPLVYLNGEFTPLSEAKVSVLDRGFLLGDGIYEVVPVYQGKPFRMAQHLARLSRSLAAIEITNPLRNDEWEALVRRLVELHGPIDQAVYFQVTRGVAKRDHAFPTTPVTPTVFAMSNPFKRLGPADWEKGISVTTAADERWLHCNIKSISLLGNVLARQSAVAQGAYEAVLFRDGFLTEGAAANIWIVRDGKLLAPPRSNLLLEGIRYGLLEELAAESGVTLEFRPITRDEVDTADEILLTSATKEILPVLKIDGRTVGAGKPGPVFTALRAAYDKVLDAL; encoded by the coding sequence ATGATCGCAGGGGTGGCGGAAGATCCGCTGGTGTATCTGAACGGGGAGTTCACCCCCCTGTCGGAAGCAAAAGTTTCGGTGCTGGATCGCGGTTTCCTGCTGGGAGACGGCATCTACGAAGTGGTCCCGGTCTACCAGGGCAAGCCCTTCCGCATGGCCCAGCATCTGGCGCGGCTGTCGCGCAGCCTGGCCGCGATCGAGATCACCAATCCCCTGCGCAACGACGAATGGGAAGCGCTGGTGCGCCGCCTGGTGGAACTGCACGGCCCGATCGATCAGGCGGTGTACTTCCAGGTGACCCGTGGCGTGGCCAAGCGCGATCACGCGTTCCCGACCACGCCGGTCACCCCCACGGTGTTTGCGATGAGCAACCCGTTCAAACGCCTTGGCCCGGCCGACTGGGAAAAAGGCATCTCGGTCACCACCGCAGCCGACGAACGCTGGCTGCACTGCAACATCAAATCGATCTCCTTGCTGGGCAACGTGCTGGCGCGTCAGTCCGCAGTGGCGCAAGGTGCTTACGAAGCCGTGTTGTTCCGTGATGGTTTCCTGACCGAAGGGGCGGCCGCCAACATCTGGATCGTGCGTGACGGCAAGCTGCTGGCCCCGCCGCGCAGCAACCTGCTGCTGGAAGGCATCCGGTATGGTTTGTTGGAAGAGCTGGCGGCGGAATCGGGCGTGACGCTGGAATTCCGCCCGATCACGCGCGACGAAGTCGACACCGCCGACGAGATCCTGCTGACATCGGCCACCAAGGAAATTCTGCCCGTGCTGAAGATCGACGGTCGTACCGTCGGTGCCGGCAAACCCGGCCCCGTCTTCACCGCACTGCGCGCCGCCTACGACAAGGTACTGGACGCGCTGTAA
- a CDS encoding GGDEF domain-containing protein has translation MKAGTRMVPLECGLIFLVVGLACFGGILSREAGYLAWIWPANAILLSMFVRFPHMARPAGWVAAGVAFLAVDAALGTSWPANLLLNLSNLSGIAVGYWIYMRYPPDIRLLQRPTSALLLVGVSLAAGFVTSALGAVVSVMLFGKTYLWAFAMWSSSQITNYLALMPFILTLPAWKYKSLGLQSLVARAMSRRYANLGIWAAFLGSCALGVVMDGPGAVMLPVPALLWMALAFPLFTTASIVLAYVLWSQAAMSMGIIDVGVNLQDAKSVISLRLGLTLLALGPLAVASTNASRTKLLQELQRMATYDSLTGIFGRAAFLREGADMLTRSPTVLLLMDIDHFKSINDRFGHHAGDAALLGFCQAVGSELSQTDLFGRLGGEEFAILSSSASQQDALALAQRICRKVEETVIVTDDGVSLRMTVSIGVVTASPTVPQRLAELLRRADELLYQAKAAGRNQVKLAPVAQSS, from the coding sequence ATGAAGGCCGGAACGCGCATGGTGCCCCTTGAGTGCGGGCTGATTTTTCTTGTGGTCGGGCTTGCATGCTTTGGCGGCATTCTGTCCCGGGAGGCCGGTTATCTCGCATGGATATGGCCGGCCAACGCGATTCTGCTTTCCATGTTCGTGCGATTCCCGCACATGGCTCGGCCAGCGGGCTGGGTGGCGGCAGGCGTGGCCTTCCTGGCGGTGGATGCCGCGCTTGGCACCAGCTGGCCAGCAAACCTGCTGCTGAACCTGTCCAACCTGTCGGGCATTGCCGTCGGATACTGGATCTACATGCGGTATCCGCCGGACATCCGCCTGTTGCAGCGGCCCACGTCGGCGCTATTGCTGGTTGGTGTCAGTCTGGCGGCGGGCTTTGTCACCTCGGCGCTTGGGGCGGTCGTGTCTGTGATGCTGTTCGGAAAGACCTATCTGTGGGCGTTTGCCATGTGGTCCTCCTCGCAGATCACGAACTATCTGGCGCTGATGCCTTTCATCCTGACGCTTCCTGCCTGGAAATACAAAAGTCTGGGTCTGCAGTCCCTGGTGGCGCGCGCCATGTCTCGACGCTACGCAAACCTTGGCATCTGGGCCGCGTTCCTGGGCAGTTGTGCGCTGGGCGTAGTCATGGACGGGCCGGGTGCGGTCATGCTGCCGGTTCCAGCGCTGCTCTGGATGGCGCTGGCGTTCCCCCTGTTCACCACCGCAAGCATCGTGCTGGCCTATGTGCTGTGGTCCCAGGCCGCCATGAGCATGGGCATCATCGATGTCGGCGTGAACCTGCAGGATGCGAAAAGCGTGATTTCCCTGCGGCTTGGGCTGACCCTGCTGGCGCTCGGGCCGCTTGCGGTGGCCAGTACCAACGCCAGTCGCACCAAGCTCCTGCAAGAGCTGCAACGCATGGCCACCTATGACTCGCTCACCGGCATTTTTGGGCGGGCTGCGTTTCTGCGGGAAGGGGCGGACATGCTCACCCGGTCACCCACGGTGTTGTTGCTGATGGATATTGACCACTTCAAGTCGATCAACGATCGATTTGGTCACCATGCTGGCGATGCCGCGCTGCTGGGGTTCTGCCAGGCAGTCGGCAGCGAGCTGAGTCAGACCGACTTGTTCGGACGGCTGGGCGGTGAAGAGTTCGCCATTCTGTCGTCTTCTGCATCCCAGCAAGACGCCTTGGCACTCGCGCAACGCATTTGCCGCAAGGTCGAGGAAACCGTCATCGTGACCGACGATGGCGTGTCGCTGCGCATGACGGTCAGCATCGGTGTGGTGACTGCGTCGCCAACGGTTCCACAGCGTCTGGCCGAATTGCTCAGGCGCGCCGACGAGCTGCTGTATCAGGCCAAGGCGGCGGGGCGAAATCAGGTCAAGCTGGCTCCTGTTGCGCAATCAAGCTGA
- a CDS encoding MarR family winged helix-turn-helix transcriptional regulator, whose product MQKDEPDLWFSFIRAHRLLIREVERRLTESQLPVYAWYDVLWGIESGDDGTRRMHELADALAIERYNLTRLVDRLEKDGLVTRARSIDDGRAAFVTITAAGKTLRKKMWGVYKQVVDDLFLSQFEPASAKRFSKALDRASSAARALDA is encoded by the coding sequence ATGCAAAAAGACGAACCGGATCTTTGGTTTTCGTTCATCCGCGCCCATCGCCTGCTGATCCGCGAGGTGGAACGACGCCTGACCGAGAGCCAGCTTCCGGTCTATGCCTGGTACGACGTGCTGTGGGGGATCGAGAGCGGTGATGACGGCACGCGGCGCATGCACGAACTGGCCGATGCGCTGGCAATCGAGCGCTATAACCTGACGCGTCTGGTGGACCGCTTGGAAAAGGATGGCTTGGTGACCCGCGCGCGCTCGATAGACGATGGCCGAGCGGCATTTGTGACGATCACCGCCGCGGGCAAAACGCTGCGCAAGAAGATGTGGGGCGTCTACAAACAAGTCGTTGATGACTTGTTCCTGAGCCAGTTCGAACCAGCCAGCGCAAAGCGCTTCAGCAAGGCATTGGATCGCGCAAGCAGCGCTGCCCGCGCGCTTGATGCGTAG
- a CDS encoding VanZ family protein yields the protein MHSMPSADPPVRERAAVAQHASPLARLAVFLVGGLIVYASLYPFTGWTDTGVPAFAYLTAPWPRYWLGGEVLANVFVYAPFGALIVWAVYPVVRGWRALLLASLIGGVLSAAIEALQTFLPSRIASNIDLGANLGGTMLGALIGVLTAHALIDASALVQWRVRWFSRDARAALLLAGLWVLLQVPRQPMLFATGDMSILLGDWFAPAVDMMRSLWTPTLSQRVVAEHLCTGAAVTAAGLLITHRSRPVTPRGFLVWVLVTAALACKAVLQPLANSGMSPFAWVTAGAVSGLLLGGAAATLLAYTPRSWQRAVAILALVVQLVIINLMPAEEYFDASRSIGRTGWLHLESLILGLSAIWPLVAIWLLSRPLRPGRTSS from the coding sequence ATGCACAGCATGCCTTCGGCCGATCCGCCGGTGCGGGAACGCGCGGCGGTCGCTCAGCACGCCTCGCCTCTGGCACGCCTGGCGGTGTTCCTGGTGGGGGGGCTGATCGTCTACGCCAGTCTGTATCCGTTCACCGGCTGGACCGACACCGGTGTGCCGGCCTTTGCCTACCTGACCGCGCCCTGGCCACGTTATTGGCTGGGTGGCGAGGTCTTGGCCAATGTCTTTGTCTATGCGCCCTTCGGTGCCCTGATCGTGTGGGCGGTCTACCCGGTGGTGCGCGGCTGGCGGGCGTTGCTGCTGGCCAGTCTGATTGGCGGCGTGCTGTCTGCCGCCATTGAAGCCCTGCAAACCTTTCTGCCCTCGCGGATCGCCTCCAACATCGACCTGGGGGCAAACCTGGGCGGGACCATGCTGGGTGCCCTGATCGGCGTATTGACGGCACATGCCTTGATCGACGCCAGCGCCCTGGTGCAGTGGCGCGTGCGCTGGTTCTCGCGCGATGCGCGCGCCGCGCTGCTGCTGGCCGGGCTGTGGGTATTGCTGCAGGTGCCGCGCCAACCCATGTTGTTCGCCACCGGCGACATGTCCATTTTGCTGGGCGACTGGTTTGCGCCCGCCGTCGACATGATGCGCAGCCTGTGGACACCGACCCTCAGCCAGCGTGTGGTGGCCGAGCATCTGTGCACGGGGGCGGCAGTCACGGCAGCCGGCCTGCTGATTACCCATCGGTCCCGACCGGTTACCCCGCGTGGCTTCCTGGTGTGGGTGTTGGTGACGGCGGCGCTTGCCTGCAAGGCCGTACTGCAGCCGCTGGCAAATTCCGGCATGTCGCCTTTTGCCTGGGTCACGGCGGGTGCCGTCAGCGGTTTGCTGCTGGGTGGCGCGGCGGCCACCTTGCTGGCCTACACGCCGCGAAGCTGGCAACGTGCAGTGGCAATCCTGGCGCTGGTGGTGCAACTGGTGATCATCAACCTGATGCCGGCCGAGGAATACTTTGATGCTTCGCGCAGCATTGGTCGCACGGGCTGGTTGCACCTCGAATCCTTGATCCTGGGCCTGTCGGCGATCTGGCCCCTGGTGGCGATCTGGCTGCTGTCGCGGCCGCTGCGCCCTGGGCGTACCTCGTCATAA
- a CDS encoding alpha/beta hydrolase codes for MAGYAKNLQFDGPAGVIDCIFDWPEGTPTGWALVLHPHPLFAGTRDNKVVTTLSRAFVQSGLVAVRPNFRGVGASGGEHANGVGEVDDMVWLVDRIRADYPDLAQGRFALAGFSFGSAVASQVFVQRGPDSAARLAVSPLVLVGAAVTRFKVAEVPGDTLVIHGELDETVPLLPVMEWARPQSVPVVVIPGADHFFGGKLPMLKHLLLSRLALP; via the coding sequence ATGGCTGGCTACGCAAAAAATCTGCAATTCGACGGCCCGGCTGGCGTGATCGACTGCATCTTCGACTGGCCGGAAGGCACGCCCACCGGCTGGGCGCTGGTGCTGCATCCGCACCCACTGTTTGCCGGCACACGCGACAACAAGGTCGTGACGACCCTGTCGCGTGCATTTGTGCAGTCCGGCCTGGTGGCCGTTCGGCCGAATTTCCGTGGCGTGGGCGCGTCGGGCGGTGAGCACGCCAACGGCGTAGGCGAAGTCGATGACATGGTGTGGCTGGTCGACCGGATTCGCGCCGACTACCCGGACCTGGCGCAAGGGCGCTTTGCACTGGCTGGTTTTTCTTTCGGCAGCGCCGTCGCCAGTCAGGTGTTCGTGCAGCGCGGCCCCGACAGCGCGGCGCGTCTGGCCGTCAGCCCGCTGGTGCTGGTCGGTGCTGCCGTCACGCGTTTCAAGGTTGCAGAAGTCCCTGGCGACACGCTGGTGATCCACGGCGAGCTGGACGAAACCGTGCCGCTCCTGCCGGTCATGGAATGGGCGCGCCCGCAATCCGTGCCAGTGGTGGTCATTCCCGGTGCCGACCATTTCTTTGGCGGAAAGTTGCCGATGCTCAAGCACTTATTGTTGTCGCGACTCGCATTGCCTTGA